The proteins below come from a single Desulfobacteraceae bacterium genomic window:
- the secF gene encoding protein translocase subunit SecF: protein MQFIKPGVNIDFIGKRKIAFAFSIIMIAVSITSLIIHKGPRFGIDFAGGTLIQVKFPAPVAAADIQAGLSTLGIAASTVQTFGERKDNEFLIRTDQSVTTGEGFERGVTEALKTATGAAGEIRRVEMVGPQVGQDLREKALFAMFYALLFITIYISGRFEMKWFLSAVVAAALIAAVYLLGLFQLSIPILIGAALVVTLILFWILQLKYAMGAIVALIHDVVITVGIFSLFNKEFNLSIIAALLTIIGYSLNDTIIVFDRIRENLRKFHKNTLHAIINRSVNETLNRTILTSLTTLVVVAALFALGGGIIHDFAFALLVGICVGTYSSIYVASPILVAWQGRKRR from the coding sequence ATGCAGTTTATCAAGCCCGGCGTCAATATCGATTTTATCGGCAAACGCAAAATCGCGTTTGCGTTTTCCATCATCATGATCGCCGTCAGCATCACCTCCCTGATCATCCACAAGGGGCCGCGCTTCGGCATCGACTTTGCCGGCGGCACCCTCATCCAAGTCAAGTTTCCCGCGCCGGTGGCGGCTGCGGACATCCAAGCGGGGCTCTCGACCCTGGGAATAGCGGCCTCGACAGTGCAAACCTTCGGCGAAAGAAAAGACAACGAGTTTCTGATTCGGACCGACCAGTCGGTGACCACCGGGGAGGGCTTCGAGCGCGGGGTCACCGAGGCGCTCAAGACGGCGACGGGCGCCGCCGGGGAAATCCGCCGGGTTGAAATGGTTGGGCCCCAGGTTGGCCAGGACTTGCGCGAAAAGGCCCTTTTCGCCATGTTTTACGCCCTGCTGTTCATCACCATTTACATCTCCGGACGCTTTGAAATGAAGTGGTTTTTAAGCGCCGTGGTGGCGGCGGCGTTGATCGCGGCGGTTTACCTGCTGGGCCTCTTTCAGCTCAGCATTCCGATCCTGATCGGCGCGGCCTTGGTGGTAACCCTGATTCTCTTCTGGATCCTGCAGCTCAAATACGCCATGGGCGCCATCGTCGCGCTGATCCACGACGTGGTCATCACGGTCGGCATTTTTTCGCTCTTCAACAAGGAGTTCAACCTCTCCATCATCGCCGCCCTGTTGACCATCATCGGGTACTCCTTGAACGACACAATCATCGTCTTTGACCGCATCCGTGAAAACTTGCGAAAGTTCCACAAAAACACCCTGCACGCCATCATCAACCGCAGCGTCAACGAGACCCTCAACCGCACGATCCTGACCTCCCTCACCACCCTGGTGGTCGTGGCGGCGCTCTTTGCGCTGGGCGGCGGGATCATTCACGATTTCGCCTTCGCGCTGCTGGTGGGCATCTGCGTGGGCACCTATTCTTCGATTTACGTGGCCAGCCCGATCCTGGTGGCCTGGCAAGGCCGCAAACGCCGCTGA
- the secD gene encoding protein translocase subunit SecD produces MKLLSWKPALVLVVIIAAVIFVMPTVHMRLNDTPQPTLWPKKKINLGLDLQGGMHLVLEVETGKAVESTIERITQELRDQLRAERIAYAELQQVGGTRIEGQLQGRENIDKFEALLDKEFRDLRIASRKEAGDRLDIVMDLPETEAARIRKMATEQALETIRNRIDQFGVSEPDIRIQGEKRILIQLPGVRDTQRAKDLIGRTALLEFKLVDDTHSVEEAVQGRTFPGSELLYEISENRETRRTTKVPFLVRKRAALTGAYLTDAKVQIDSQFNEPYVSITFDKKGARLFERVTAENVNKRLAIVLDNNIYSAPVIQEKIAGGQARITGNFTAEEARDLAIVLRAGALPAPVTVIEERTVGPSLGTDSIRKGLISMIVGLILVVAFMAIYYKLSGLVADFALLLNILLIAGGLAAFQATLTLPGIAGIILTIGMAVDANVLIFERIREEITIGKTYRAAVEAGYDRATLTILDANVTTLIAALVLFQFGTGPVKGFAVTLSLGVIASLFTALILTRLIFDFFLLTRKVKTLSI; encoded by the coding sequence TTGAAACTGCTTTCATGGAAACCGGCACTGGTGCTGGTCGTCATCATCGCCGCCGTGATCTTCGTTATGCCCACCGTCCATATGCGCCTAAACGACACGCCGCAGCCGACCCTTTGGCCCAAAAAGAAGATCAACCTCGGCCTGGATCTCCAGGGCGGCATGCACCTGGTGCTGGAGGTGGAAACCGGAAAGGCCGTCGAGAGCACCATCGAGCGTATCACCCAGGAGCTGCGGGACCAGTTGCGCGCCGAGCGGATCGCCTACGCCGAGCTGCAACAGGTGGGCGGCACCCGGATCGAGGGCCAGCTTCAGGGCCGGGAGAACATCGACAAGTTTGAGGCTCTGCTGGACAAGGAGTTCCGCGACCTGCGGATCGCCTCCCGCAAAGAGGCCGGCGACCGTCTGGACATCGTCATGGATCTCCCCGAGACCGAAGCCGCCCGCATCCGCAAGATGGCCACCGAGCAGGCCCTTGAAACGATCCGCAACCGGATCGACCAGTTCGGTGTCAGCGAACCGGACATTCGCATCCAGGGGGAAAAACGGATTCTGATCCAGCTTCCGGGGGTCCGGGACACCCAGCGGGCCAAAGATCTGATCGGCCGCACCGCGCTGCTGGAATTCAAACTGGTGGACGACACCCACAGCGTGGAGGAGGCCGTCCAGGGTCGCACGTTCCCCGGCAGCGAGCTGCTCTACGAAATCAGCGAGAACCGCGAAACCCGCCGCACCACCAAGGTGCCCTTTCTGGTCCGCAAGCGTGCGGCCCTTACCGGCGCCTACCTGACGGATGCCAAGGTCCAGATCGACTCCCAGTTCAACGAGCCCTATGTTTCGATCACTTTCGACAAAAAGGGGGCGCGCCTGTTCGAGCGGGTGACGGCCGAAAACGTCAACAAGCGGCTGGCCATCGTGCTGGACAACAATATCTACTCGGCGCCGGTCATCCAGGAGAAGATCGCCGGCGGACAGGCCCGCATTACCGGCAACTTCACGGCCGAGGAAGCCCGCGACCTGGCCATCGTGCTGCGCGCCGGCGCGTTGCCGGCGCCGGTCACCGTCATCGAGGAGCGCACCGTGGGCCCCTCGCTGGGGACCGATTCCATCCGCAAGGGCCTGATATCAATGATCGTGGGCCTGATCCTGGTGGTCGCCTTCATGGCAATCTACTACAAACTCTCGGGGCTGGTGGCCGATTTCGCGCTCTTGCTCAACATCCTGCTGATTGCCGGGGGGCTGGCCGCCTTTCAGGCCACCCTGACCCTGCCGGGCATTGCCGGCATCATCCTCACCATCGGTATGGCGGTTGACGCCAACGTCTTGATCTTCGAGCGCATCCGTGAAGAGATCACCATCGGCAAAACCTACCGGGCGGCGGTGGAGGCCGGATACGATCGGGCGACGCTCACCATCCTGGACGCCAACGTCACCACCCTGATTGCCGCCCTGGTTCTCTTCCAGTTTGGCACCGGGCCGGTCAAGGGGTTTGCCGTGACCCTCAGCCTGGGGGTCATCGCCAGCCTGTTCACGGCGCTGATCCTGACCCGGCTGATTTTCGATTTTTTTCTCCTGACCCGCAAGGTCAAAACCCTGAGCATCTGA
- the yajC gene encoding preprotein translocase subunit YajC: MTSIAYAMGQGGAAAGQGAGGFSAFIPLILMFVIFYFLLIRPQQKKQKQHRTMIENLKKGDRIITGGGIHGRITNVDEGVLTVEIADQVKIKLNRGNVTALLQAANPPSAEKPAKNEAGK; the protein is encoded by the coding sequence TTGACGAGTATCGCATATGCCATGGGCCAGGGAGGTGCAGCGGCCGGCCAGGGAGCCGGCGGTTTTTCAGCGTTCATTCCACTGATCCTGATGTTCGTGATCTTTTACTTTCTCTTGATCCGCCCCCAGCAGAAAAAACAGAAGCAGCATCGCACGATGATCGAAAACCTCAAAAAGGGCGACCGCATCATCACCGGCGGCGGCATTCATGGCCGGATCACCAACGTCGATGAAGGCGTCCTGACCGTTGAAATCGCCGATCAGGTCAAAATCAAACTCAACCGGGGCAACGTTACCGCGCTCCTTCAGGCGGCCAATCCGCCCTCGGCTGAAAAACCGGCCAAAAACGAGGCCGGCAAATAA
- a CDS encoding Rne/Rng family ribonuclease, which translates to MATNILINALNSEEIRIANTKDSKLEEFHIETTSREILHGNIYKGIVTRVEPSLQAVFVEFGVERHGFLQKHEIHSDYFQDNHSGDSSIKNIIKPGQELLVQVTKDPIMKKGAMLTTYISLPGRYMVLMPGSKTLGISRKIEDEAERKRLKELISKLSVPEGFGIIVRTVAGNCTKTSLTSDLRYLLRVWKSIKEKALQEPAPVLLYKERNIVLRSIRDYLTADVSEILIDNETVYQEVREFIDLIAPKQTKMVKLYKGAKPIFTKHQLETQIESIFKSRVNLKSGGSIVINPTEALVSIDVNSGKATHKTSIEQTALLSNLEAAEEIARQLRLRDLGGLIVIDFIDMRDAKHKMEVERALKANLKNDKARTKVGRISQFGLLEMSRQRIRPSIEYSTYIPCPHCQGRGVIPSNETLGLSFLRKLSLETLKEAITSARGIVPPAVADYLLNKKRRELLDLESRREIAITIEADHTLAPGESKVLLE; encoded by the coding sequence ATGGCCACCAATATCCTGATCAACGCCCTCAACTCCGAGGAAATCCGCATCGCCAACACCAAGGACAGCAAGCTGGAGGAGTTTCACATCGAAACCACCTCCCGGGAAATTCTCCACGGGAACATTTACAAGGGCATCGTCACCCGCGTGGAGCCCAGCCTCCAGGCGGTGTTTGTGGAATTCGGCGTCGAGCGCCACGGCTTTCTCCAGAAACATGAAATTCACAGCGATTATTTTCAGGACAACCATTCCGGCGACAGCTCCATTAAAAACATCATCAAGCCCGGGCAGGAACTGCTGGTGCAGGTCACCAAGGACCCCATCATGAAAAAGGGGGCCATGCTCACCACCTATATCTCCCTTCCCGGAAGATACATGGTGCTCATGCCCGGCAGCAAAACCCTGGGCATCTCGCGCAAGATCGAGGACGAGGCCGAGCGTAAACGCCTCAAGGAACTCATCTCCAAGCTGAGCGTCCCGGAGGGCTTCGGGATCATCGTGCGAACGGTGGCCGGCAACTGCACCAAAACCTCCCTGACCAGCGACCTGCGCTACCTCCTGCGCGTCTGGAAAAGCATCAAGGAAAAGGCCCTCCAGGAACCCGCCCCCGTGCTGCTCTACAAGGAGCGCAACATCGTGCTGCGCTCGATCCGCGACTATCTCACCGCCGATGTCAGCGAAATCCTGATCGACAATGAGACGGTCTATCAGGAGGTCCGAGAGTTTATCGACCTGATCGCGCCCAAACAGACCAAGATGGTCAAGCTCTACAAGGGCGCCAAGCCAATTTTCACCAAGCACCAGCTGGAAACCCAAATCGAATCGATCTTCAAAAGCCGGGTCAACCTGAAATCCGGCGGCTCCATCGTCATCAACCCCACCGAGGCCCTGGTTTCCATCGACGTCAACTCGGGCAAGGCCACCCACAAGACCTCCATCGAACAGACCGCACTGCTCAGCAATCTGGAGGCCGCCGAGGAGATCGCGCGCCAGCTACGCCTGCGCGATCTGGGTGGTCTGATTGTCATCGATTTCATCGACATGCGCGATGCCAAGCACAAAATGGAGGTGGAGCGCGCCCTCAAGGCCAACCTCAAGAACGACAAGGCGCGCACCAAAGTCGGGCGGATCTCGCAATTCGGCCTGCTGGAGATGTCCCGCCAGCGAATCCGGCCCTCCATCGAATACAGCACCTACATCCCCTGCCCGCACTGCCAGGGCCGGGGGGTGATCCCCTCCAACGAAACCCTCGGTCTCAGTTTCTTGCGCAAGCTGAGCCTGGAAACCCTCAAGGAGGCGATCACCAGCGCCCGCGGCATCGTGCCGCCGGCGGTTGCCGATTATCTGCTGAACAAGAAACGCCGGGAGCTGCTCGACCTGGAGAGCCGGCGTGAGATCGCCATTACCATCGAAGCGGACCACACCCTGGCGCCCGGTGAAAGCAAGGTCCTGCTGGAGTGA